From one Mucilaginibacter inviolabilis genomic stretch:
- a CDS encoding VOC family protein has product MEKEKSIPEAYQRIMPYLIVKDAPRFIIFMQNVFGATEQYKQMRDEKHIMHAELSIQGSTIMFCDSTETYLPQNAGLFIYVDSCDETYKKALENGASNVTEPADQPYGRSAGIKDPFGNTWWITNPL; this is encoded by the coding sequence ATGGAAAAAGAAAAAAGCATCCCCGAAGCCTATCAGCGCATTATGCCTTACCTTATTGTAAAGGACGCGCCCCGTTTTATCATCTTTATGCAAAACGTATTTGGTGCAACCGAGCAGTACAAACAAATGCGCGATGAAAAGCATATTATGCACGCCGAGCTCAGCATTCAGGGTAGTACCATTATGTTTTGTGATAGTACCGAAACCTATCTTCCGCAAAATGCCGGCTTATTTATTTATGTCGATAGTTGCGACGAAACGTATAAAAAAGCCCTCGAAAACGGTGCTTCAAATGTAACAGAGCCCGCCGACCAGCCCTATGGCCGCAGTGCCGGTATAAAAGATCCTTTTGGCAACACCTGGTGGATAACTAACCCGCTTTGA
- a CDS encoding VOC family protein, with product MKNAIHLKINSIQHIGIPVTSLDASQQFYKRLGFNNVMQAHFNDGGEQGTCVMMQRENILMELYQLPEAGLAEIRTRGNGHIDHVAFDVSDIDETYAIIKEAGFNIIEEAPVFLQFWKNGCKYFNITGPDGERLEFNQVL from the coding sequence ATGAAAAATGCTATCCATTTAAAAATCAACAGCATACAGCACATAGGCATACCTGTAACCAGCCTGGATGCGTCACAGCAATTTTACAAGCGATTGGGTTTTAATAACGTAATGCAGGCCCATTTTAACGATGGTGGCGAACAAGGTACCTGTGTAATGATGCAACGCGAAAACATACTCATGGAACTTTACCAATTACCCGAAGCCGGCTTAGCCGAGATCAGGACCCGCGGTAACGGGCATATTGACCATGTAGCTTTTGATGTAAGCGACATTGATGAAACTTACGCCATTATTAAAGAGGCCGGTTTTAATATCATCGAAGAAGCTCCGGTTTTTCTGCAGTTCTGGAAAAACGGCTGCAAATATTTTAACATCACCGGGCCTGATGGGGAACGTTTGGAATTTAACCAGGTGCTTTGA
- a CDS encoding OmpH family outer membrane protein yields the protein MRKLFKATLLALSLLFVGKFSNAQSKIGYVDFQSIVSQMPEAKTIKPQIDAYQKQFVTQLTAMNNDLQTKGKAYQDQSKTMSDADKTAKQTELQDLQKKMQDYQANAQQQVEAKSNELIKPITDKARAAVNDVAKAKGITYVFDSSQGSALLVSNDGNDLTTSVKTKLGIK from the coding sequence ATGAGAAAACTATTCAAAGCTACCCTGCTCGCTTTAAGCCTACTATTTGTTGGTAAATTTTCAAATGCCCAGTCCAAGATCGGCTATGTTGATTTTCAATCCATCGTTAGCCAGATGCCCGAGGCCAAAACTATCAAACCACAGATTGATGCCTATCAAAAGCAATTTGTTACTCAGCTAACCGCAATGAATAACGATTTGCAAACCAAAGGAAAAGCTTATCAGGATCAAAGCAAAACCATGAGTGATGCTGATAAGACAGCCAAACAGACAGAACTGCAGGATCTGCAAAAAAAGATGCAGGATTATCAGGCCAATGCGCAACAGCAGGTTGAAGCCAAATCAAACGAACTCATAAAACCGATAACCGATAAAGCCCGCGCAGCGGTTAATGATGTAGCCAAAGCAAAAGGTATTACTTATGTATTTGATTCTTCTCAAGGTTCGGCTCTATTGGTTTCTAACGATGGTAATGATCTTACAACCTCGGTTAAAACTAAATTAGGGATCAAGTAA
- a CDS encoding helix-turn-helix domain-containing protein, with amino-acid sequence MKYYTIQPPDILKPFVRFFWVLEHELAAGEPEYIYRSIADGCTEMVFHYQSTFDEINNQGQENGGPSGIQFQTNHYRRFITRQSFGIFGAYIYPFAVPRFFNIPSSETTNLALDYDTFLGCAGRELEERMMLASDNQKRAAILSDFLLMCLRHNTPTDNRIITSIRQVIHTNQHKTVAQLADTFNLSIRQFDRRFKEYAGFSPKSYLRLIRFQDAIKQYGSNKSLTQIALGCGYYDQSHFIHDVKTFTGYHPSFYFSGKAEGTEYRNAD; translated from the coding sequence ATGAAATATTATACCATTCAGCCACCGGATATATTAAAACCTTTTGTAAGGTTTTTTTGGGTGCTGGAGCATGAACTGGCTGCAGGTGAACCGGAGTATATTTATCGCTCCATAGCCGATGGCTGTACCGAGATGGTATTTCATTATCAGTCAACCTTTGATGAAATTAATAATCAGGGGCAGGAAAATGGAGGTCCTTCGGGTATCCAGTTTCAAACCAATCATTACCGGCGTTTTATAACCCGGCAGAGCTTCGGCATTTTTGGTGCCTACATTTATCCTTTTGCCGTTCCCCGGTTTTTTAATATTCCCAGCAGCGAAACTACCAACCTGGCGCTTGATTATGATACCTTTCTAGGATGCGCCGGCCGCGAGTTAGAAGAACGGATGATGCTGGCTTCCGATAACCAGAAACGGGCTGCGATACTGAGCGATTTTTTACTGATGTGTCTACGACACAATACACCTACAGACAATCGGATCATTACTTCGATCAGGCAGGTGATCCACACCAATCAGCATAAAACAGTGGCGCAGCTGGCCGATACTTTTAATCTTTCAATCCGCCAGTTCGACCGACGATTTAAGGAGTATGCCGGTTTTAGTCCTAAAAGCTATTTGCGATTGATCCGTTTTCAGGATGCCATAAAACAGTACGGCAGCAATAAATCATTAACACAGATAGCGCTGGGATGTGGCTATTATGACCAGTCGCATTTTATACATGATGTAAAAACTTTTACAGGTTATCACCCCAGCTTTTATTTTTCGGGCAAAGCAGAAGGAACGGAATATCGGAATGCGGATTGA
- the bshA gene encoding N-acetyl-alpha-D-glucosaminyl L-malate synthase BshA → MKIGIVCYPTFGGSGVVATELGKALADRGHQVHFVTYNQPARLDLFSENLFYHEVSVSNYPLFDFPPYELALASRLVDVVRHEKLDVLHVHYAIPHASAAFMAKQILLTYGIYIPVVTTLHGTDITLVGKDRTFKPVVTFSINQSDGVTAVSENLRHDTYEFFEIDTDIKVIPNFIDLNRFSLKAKDHFKKAIAPSGEKVLVHTSNFRKVKRTEDVVRIFAEVVKKIPSKLLMVGDGPERSGCEQLCRDLGVADNVRFLGKQDAIEEILSVADLFLMPSQSESFGLAALEAMACKVPVISTNAGGLPELNVDGVTGFLKDVGDVEAMGKSAIYILEDEDRLNQFKENALARAKEFDLATILPLYENYYLQVIDKCKDKCKELCTGKAKVD, encoded by the coding sequence ATGAAAATCGGAATTGTATGTTACCCAACCTTTGGTGGAAGCGGCGTTGTAGCCACAGAACTCGGTAAGGCTCTTGCCGACCGCGGTCACCAGGTTCATTTTGTTACCTATAACCAGCCGGCCCGGTTGGACCTTTTTTCCGAAAACCTGTTTTACCACGAGGTATCGGTATCCAACTATCCGCTTTTTGATTTTCCGCCTTATGAGTTGGCCCTGGCCAGTCGTTTGGTTGATGTGGTTCGCCACGAAAAGCTGGATGTATTGCACGTTCACTACGCTATACCGCATGCTTCGGCAGCTTTTATGGCCAAACAGATATTATTAACCTACGGTATTTATATCCCCGTAGTAACTACCCTGCACGGTACCGATATTACCCTGGTTGGTAAAGATCGTACTTTTAAACCGGTAGTTACTTTCTCAATCAATCAATCAGACGGGGTTACCGCGGTATCCGAAAACCTGAGGCACGATACCTACGAGTTTTTTGAGATAGATACCGATATTAAGGTGATACCCAATTTTATTGACCTGAACCGCTTTAGTCTTAAAGCAAAAGATCATTTCAAAAAAGCTATCGCTCCATCGGGCGAAAAAGTATTGGTGCACACCTCCAACTTCCGTAAGGTAAAACGTACCGAGGATGTAGTGCGGATATTTGCCGAAGTTGTTAAAAAGATCCCTTCCAAATTGCTGATGGTGGGCGATGGCCCCGAGCGCTCGGGTTGCGAGCAGTTATGCCGCGATTTGGGTGTTGCTGATAATGTACGCTTTTTGGGTAAGCAGGATGCCATTGAAGAAATACTTTCAGTAGCCGATCTGTTCCTGATGCCATCACAATCAGAAAGTTTTGGTTTGGCCGCTTTGGAAGCGATGGCTTGTAAAGTACCTGTGATCAGTACCAATGCAGGTGGTTTGCCCGAATTAAATGTAGATGGTGTAACCGGTTTCCTGAAAGATGTTGGGGATGTAGAAGCCATGGGTAAAAGCGCCATTTATATATTGGAAGATGAAGATCGTTTGAACCAGTTTAAAGAAAACGCCCTGGCGCGTGCCAAGGAATTTGATCTGGCCACTATTTTGCCTTTGTATGAAAATTACTATTTACAGGTGATTGATAAGTGTAAAGACAAGTGTAAAGAGCTATGCACAGGTAAAGCCAAGGTTGACTAA
- a CDS encoding GtrA family protein: MRKVHNFIRHGILNFIDLFYKPFKKWMPLHTFRYAACGGSNTVFDILLFSFSYNFIFKKHNIDLGFYTLSPHIASQMFSFSISFCTGFYLNRYVVFKESGLSKRGQLSRFIIVNAICILLNLVFLKLLVDVMGLYPTPAKIIATIFIVFFSYFSQTHFFFKKKKPAVSAEDGQ; encoded by the coding sequence ATGCGCAAAGTCCACAATTTTATACGACACGGAATCCTGAATTTTATCGACCTGTTTTACAAACCATTTAAAAAATGGATGCCGCTGCACACCTTTCGTTATGCGGCCTGCGGTGGCAGTAATACGGTGTTTGATATCCTGCTTTTTAGTTTCAGCTATAATTTTATCTTCAAAAAACATAACATCGATCTTGGTTTTTATACCCTGAGCCCGCATATTGCTTCGCAGATGTTTTCGTTCAGTATCTCGTTTTGCACCGGATTTTATTTAAACAGATATGTGGTTTTTAAAGAATCGGGCCTGAGTAAAAGGGGCCAATTATCCAGGTTTATAATTGTTAATGCCATATGTATTTTGCTAAATCTGGTGTTTTTAAAATTGCTGGTTGATGTGATGGGTCTTTATCCAACTCCAGCCAAGATCATAGCTACCATATTTATTGTGTTCTTTAGCTATTTTAGCCAAACTCACTTCTTCTTCAAGAAAAAGAAGCCGGCAGTATCTGCCGAAGACGGCCAATAA
- a CDS encoding MFS transporter, producing MSTLTSKAPAIKEHHQSIATLLAFALIPLSGFATDIYIPSLPTMAGEMSVSNVQVQLTLSIFLISYGVSQLFIGSVLDSFGRYKVSLASLIIFAVASVVIAITHNIYLIYLMRVIHGVTVGAIIVAKRAYFVDLFTGDKLKHYLSMFSIIWSTGPIVAPFIGGYLQTAFGWESNFYFLAGFAAVFAILELIFSGETLVHFSEFHFQKIVKVYVSMIKTHSFTLGIVMLGLAYCMVMTYNMTGPFIIEHHLHLTPVIAGYSSLVLGFAWMVGGFIGKATINRPFFKRMVINVLMQALFVLVMIISVQFISNLYSMIFFAFIIHVCAGYTFNNYFTFCLSKFPKNAGIAGGLTGGITYVIVSFLSYGIVNVVPAKDERNLSFSYLIFILLSALIMFLIFRINKQEKTQSEVLV from the coding sequence ATGAGCACGTTAACATCAAAAGCTCCTGCTATTAAGGAGCATCATCAGTCAATAGCAACACTGCTGGCTTTTGCCCTGATCCCTTTATCTGGTTTTGCTACCGATATTTATATCCCATCGTTACCCACCATGGCCGGCGAAATGAGTGTGAGCAATGTACAGGTACAATTAACATTAAGTATTTTCCTGATTAGCTATGGTGTGTCGCAGTTGTTTATCGGCAGTGTACTGGATAGTTTTGGCCGGTATAAAGTTAGTTTGGCTTCGTTAATTATTTTTGCCGTAGCCAGTGTAGTGATAGCCATCACCCATAATATTTATTTGATTTACCTGATGCGGGTGATACATGGCGTAACCGTTGGTGCCATTATAGTAGCCAAACGGGCTTATTTTGTGGATCTGTTCACCGGCGATAAGCTGAAGCATTACCTGAGCATGTTTTCTATCATCTGGTCTACCGGGCCTATCGTGGCGCCGTTTATCGGAGGCTATCTGCAAACCGCCTTTGGCTGGGAATCCAACTTTTACTTTTTAGCGGGCTTTGCGGCTGTATTTGCCATTCTGGAGCTCATTTTCAGTGGCGAAACCCTGGTGCATTTTTCAGAATTTCATTTTCAAAAGATCGTGAAGGTGTATGTTAGCATGATCAAAACCCACAGCTTTACGCTGGGTATTGTGATGCTTGGTTTAGCCTATTGCATGGTGATGACCTATAACATGACCGGTCCTTTTATTATCGAACATCATTTACACTTAACACCTGTAATAGCAGGCTATAGTTCGCTGGTGCTGGGTTTTGCCTGGATGGTTGGGGGCTTTATTGGCAAGGCAACCATCAATCGCCCATTCTTCAAAAGGATGGTAATTAATGTGCTTATGCAGGCGCTTTTTGTACTGGTGATGATCATCAGCGTACAATTTATCAGCAATCTATATTCGATGATATTTTTTGCCTTCATCATTCACGTTTGTGCCGGCTATACTTTTAATAACTATTTTACTTTTTGTTTGAGTAAGTTTCCTAAAAATGCGGGTATCGCCGGTGGACTTACCGGAGGTATTACCTACGTCATAGTTTCTTTTTTAAGTTACGGGATCGTTAACGTAGTACCAGCGAAAGATGAGCGCAACCTGAGCTTTAGCTATCTGATATTTATTTTGCTTTCCGCCCTGATCATGTTTTTGATCTTCCGGATCAATAAACAGGAAAAAACGCAGTCGGAAGTTTTGGTGTAA
- a CDS encoding voltage-gated chloride channel family protein yields MNDKLFTSEHFSILKHLIRWTLIIIPIAIVIGSMVALFLWLLNWAIHFRFAHTYLLYLLPGAGVLIYFIYKLIGGSAEKGNNLIIDEIHLPGGGVPKRMAPIVLITTIITHLFGGSAGREGTAVQIGGSIAQMFGGWFKLNPDDTRIVLIAGIAAGFGAVFGTPLTGAIFAMEVLTIGRIQYNALLPCLIASIIGDVTVVAWGVHHTAYHIDIFTTAPHWFSPYLSFDFVLLFKIMIASAAFGLASYLFAWMVHGIKGFFVKRVSIPWLIPVLGGLIIIGLTALIGKPDYLSLGVDPEYAGAVTIPSAFHTGGADTWSWLWKTIYTTTTLATGFKGGEVTPLFYIGATLGNTLSVLMDAPVGLFAALGFIAVFAGATNTPLACTIMGVELFGGQYVLFFAVACFTAYFFSGHSGIYSAQRIGIPKVSDTRFSDAATLSEAGNRRHNYVQKKLQKYGLGGKKEE; encoded by the coding sequence ATGAACGATAAGCTTTTTACGTCCGAACATTTTTCGATCCTCAAACACCTCATCCGTTGGACGCTCATCATTATACCCATTGCTATCGTCATTGGCAGTATGGTGGCCTTGTTTTTATGGTTACTCAATTGGGCTATCCATTTCAGGTTTGCTCATACTTATCTGCTGTATCTTCTCCCCGGTGCCGGAGTACTGATCTATTTTATTTATAAACTGATAGGCGGATCGGCCGAAAAAGGAAATAACCTTATCATCGACGAAATTCATCTGCCGGGTGGCGGCGTACCCAAACGTATGGCTCCTATTGTACTCATCACTACTATTATTACCCATCTGTTTGGTGGCTCCGCCGGGCGGGAAGGTACCGCTGTGCAAATTGGTGGCAGTATAGCGCAAATGTTTGGTGGCTGGTTTAAACTAAACCCTGATGATACACGTATTGTGCTCATCGCCGGTATTGCCGCAGGCTTTGGGGCTGTTTTTGGTACACCACTCACCGGGGCTATATTTGCCATGGAAGTGCTGACTATAGGGCGCATTCAATACAATGCCCTGCTCCCTTGCCTTATAGCCAGTATCATTGGTGATGTTACGGTTGTTGCCTGGGGTGTTCATCATACGGCCTACCATATTGATATTTTTACAACAGCACCACATTGGTTTTCGCCATACTTGTCGTTTGATTTTGTGTTGCTTTTTAAGATCATGATCGCATCTGCCGCGTTCGGATTAGCCAGCTACCTGTTTGCCTGGATGGTGCATGGCATCAAAGGCTTTTTTGTAAAGCGGGTGTCTATTCCCTGGCTGATACCGGTATTGGGCGGACTGATCATTATCGGTCTTACCGCGCTGATTGGCAAACCCGATTACCTGAGCCTCGGTGTCGATCCTGAGTATGCAGGTGCTGTTACCATTCCATCGGCCTTTCATACAGGCGGTGCCGATACCTGGAGCTGGCTCTGGAAAACCATTTATACCACTACTACCCTGGCTACCGGTTTTAAAGGCGGCGAGGTAACCCCACTTTTTTATATTGGAGCCACCTTGGGTAACACACTATCGGTATTGATGGATGCACCGGTGGGTTTATTTGCAGCGTTGGGTTTCATTGCGGTTTTTGCCGGGGCAACCAACACACCGCTGGCCTGTACTATCATGGGAGTTGAGCTTTTTGGCGGCCAGTATGTTTTGTTTTTTGCGGTAGCTTGTTTTACCGCCTATTTTTTCAGCGGACACTCCGGTATCTACAGTGCACAACGCATCGGCATACCCAAAGTATCAGACACCCGATTTTCTGACGCGGCTACCCTTTCAGAAGCTGGTAATCGCAGGCATAATTATGTGCAAAAGAAATTGCAGAAGTATGGGTTGGGGGGTAAAAAGGAAGAGTAA
- a CDS encoding OstA-like protein has protein sequence MSKYVLSFLLLILTGSVMAQKKKSIVNLIQSESSSVVTIKGRQVIKVYKGVFKQDFSTLRSDSAYFYPNENAFDAFRNVNINQGDTLNIFSDKLNYNGNTKLAILTDNVKMVDRDATLTTNYLTYNTATRIGTYTSGGKLVNKDNVLTSKNGYYFAQSRDSYFRYDVVLTTIDAIIKTDTLRYNTGTRISYFYGPTNIYGKKDKDTLYTENGLYNTVTEQAFFGKKNHYKQGTKSLKGDSLFYDRLKGYGRAVKNITFNDNEQKITLKGDLGTYFKADERTVVTENAYVVLITEQKDSTQTDSAAAKTPPVLAKNAKDAIKNKLKDGPNTKDITNMTKLAKDLKPGTMVSKTDSTRIDSAARALIKQNKNIKPGDAIGQLTELSKIADNVKAKGTIGKGDSVKIDSVTKKLGVQTKNIKPGDADKKLTNMAKLAADIKPKKGDKLIAAPVDTNKQGEKVKRDSIFMTADTLETQIMTFKNLKIYQEKQRLLHFRDTSEAGLKRAVLNQKLKGMPIVYLHLPKDTTYLHRDFFGKPKVDSTQIKKDLLNAKRKAKQDSVRAVNMKKDPVFASREFDVKDTARIRILIAHHHAKIFKSDLQGKADSIFYSNADSTIRCYVKPMFWTQGSQLSGDTVYLQMRNKKLDNIELFPNAFVVNIEKDDSLHFNQSSGRKMRGFFKNDKLHQLYIAVNAESIYFKRDSGKIAGMQRSLSSRIHVVFKNGETKEVTFVTKPENRYVPIAKVTEEDKLLKGFIWKPKDRPASKEAIIPTHHKKSAVSKSPPPKVKVDSLTQAKMDNLKGIILKLSKDSTKTDSVKKLQLNLQHLTDSISKAAAIVRSPAPKTKADSLNQVRISNLKGKILKLEKDPAKADSVKKLQLALKTLTDSISKAATTVKPVTGTAGSTVKGKQPATNAGKDTSASKAGAGNLPAIKAGKDTTAIPSAIKASKDTTGKIGGTPPPIKAVKDTTIVAPKKPGS, from the coding sequence GTGAGTAAATATGTTTTAAGCTTTCTGTTATTGATACTGACGGGCAGTGTTATGGCCCAAAAAAAGAAATCAATTGTAAACCTGATACAGTCAGAAAGCAGCTCTGTTGTTACCATTAAAGGACGCCAGGTGATCAAGGTTTATAAAGGGGTTTTTAAACAGGATTTCTCAACCCTGCGTTCAGACAGTGCTTATTTTTATCCTAACGAAAACGCTTTTGATGCCTTTCGCAACGTAAACATCAACCAGGGCGATACGCTGAATATTTTTTCTGATAAGCTCAACTACAACGGTAACACCAAACTGGCTATACTCACCGATAATGTAAAAATGGTAGACCGTGATGCCACCTTAACTACCAATTATCTTACCTACAATACCGCTACCCGCATAGGCACTTATACCAGCGGAGGTAAACTGGTAAATAAGGACAATGTGCTTACCAGTAAAAACGGCTATTATTTTGCACAGTCGCGCGACTCTTATTTTCGGTATGATGTGGTACTCACTACCATTGATGCCATTATTAAAACCGACACCCTGCGTTATAATACGGGCACCCGTATATCTTATTTCTACGGCCCCACCAATATCTACGGCAAAAAAGACAAGGACACTCTGTACACCGAAAACGGACTTTATAATACCGTAACCGAGCAAGCTTTTTTTGGCAAAAAGAATCATTACAAACAGGGAACCAAATCATTAAAAGGTGATAGTTTATTTTACGACCGGCTCAAAGGCTATGGCCGCGCGGTTAAAAACATCACCTTTAATGATAATGAACAAAAAATAACACTCAAAGGCGATCTGGGTACCTATTTTAAAGCCGACGAACGTACTGTGGTTACCGAAAATGCATACGTGGTGCTAATCACCGAGCAAAAAGACAGCACTCAAACAGATTCGGCAGCGGCCAAAACACCTCCTGTATTAGCTAAAAATGCCAAAGATGCGATAAAAAACAAGCTCAAGGATGGCCCCAACACTAAGGATATTACCAACATGACCAAGCTGGCTAAAGATCTGAAACCGGGAACAATGGTGAGTAAAACAGATTCGACCCGGATAGATTCTGCCGCGAGAGCCCTGATCAAACAAAACAAAAATATAAAACCGGGCGATGCGATTGGGCAACTCACTGAGCTTTCAAAAATAGCCGATAATGTCAAAGCCAAAGGCACCATCGGGAAGGGGGATTCAGTTAAAATAGATTCCGTAACGAAAAAGCTCGGCGTGCAAACCAAAAATATAAAACCGGGCGACGCGGATAAAAAGCTCACCAATATGGCCAAGCTGGCTGCCGACATTAAACCGAAGAAGGGAGATAAACTGATAGCAGCACCTGTAGATACGAATAAACAAGGTGAAAAAGTAAAGCGCGACTCGATATTTATGACGGCCGATACGCTGGAAACCCAAATTATGACCTTCAAAAACCTGAAGATATACCAGGAAAAACAAAGGCTGCTGCATTTCAGGGACACCTCCGAAGCTGGTCTAAAACGGGCCGTTTTGAATCAGAAATTAAAGGGTATGCCGATTGTTTACCTGCACCTCCCAAAAGACACTACGTACCTGCATCGCGACTTTTTTGGAAAGCCGAAGGTTGATTCTACCCAAATCAAAAAAGATCTGTTAAATGCCAAAAGAAAGGCCAAACAGGACAGTGTACGGGCTGTAAACATGAAAAAAGACCCGGTATTTGCCAGCCGGGAGTTTGACGTAAAGGATACTGCCCGCATCAGGATATTAATAGCCCACCATCATGCTAAAATATTTAAATCGGATTTGCAAGGTAAGGCCGATTCTATTTTTTACAGCAATGCAGATTCTACCATACGTTGTTATGTAAAACCTATGTTCTGGACACAGGGCTCTCAACTTTCGGGCGATACCGTTTACCTGCAAATGCGCAACAAAAAGCTGGATAATATCGAATTGTTTCCGAATGCCTTTGTGGTGAATATTGAGAAGGACGACTCGCTGCACTTTAACCAGTCCTCGGGCCGAAAGATGCGGGGTTTCTTTAAAAATGACAAGCTTCACCAGCTATACATAGCCGTTAATGCCGAAAGCATTTATTTTAAGCGTGATAGTGGCAAGATAGCCGGTATGCAACGATCATTAAGCAGCCGGATCCATGTTGTTTTTAAAAATGGCGAAACTAAAGAAGTTACTTTTGTAACCAAGCCCGAAAACCGCTATGTCCCCATTGCTAAAGTTACCGAGGAAGATAAACTATTAAAAGGTTTTATATGGAAACCGAAGGACCGGCCAGCCTCCAAAGAAGCGATCATTCCAACGCATCATAAAAAATCAGCAGTTTCAAAATCACCGCCTCCGAAAGTTAAGGTAGACAGCTTAACACAGGCTAAAATGGATAACCTGAAGGGAATAATATTGAAACTCAGCAAGGATTCGACCAAAACCGACTCTGTGAAAAAGCTACAGTTGAACCTTCAACACCTTACCGATTCCATAAGCAAGGCTGCCGCAATTGTAAGATCTCCGGCACCAAAAACCAAAGCCGATAGTTTAAATCAGGTTAGGATTAGTAATTTGAAAGGGAAAATATTGAAGCTTGAAAAGGACCCGGCTAAAGCCGATTCTGTGAAGAAACTACAACTGGCTCTGAAAACCCTTACCGATTCGATAAGCAAGGCGGCGACAACCGTAAAACCGGTTACGGGTACTGCTGGCAGCACCGTAAAAGGCAAGCAACCGGCAACAAACGCGGGCAAGGACACATCGGCCAGTAAAGCAGGTGCAGGAAATCTGCCGGCGATAAAAGCAGGTAAAGACACTACAGCTATCCCATCGGCCATAAAGGCGTCAAAGGATACTACAGGCAAAATCGGGGGCACACCGCCACCAATAAAAGCGGTTAAGGATACAACAATTGTTGCGCCTAAAAAGCCAGGGAGTTAG
- the tilS gene encoding tRNA lysidine(34) synthetase TilS → MLPVKQFVNFIEQNTLFTPGSKILAAVSGGMDSVLMAHLLKQAGYTFGIAHCNFQLRGDEALRDQSFCNDLANQLRVPFHTVNFDTRNYAAENKISIQMAARELRYQWFGAISQQSDYQVIALAHHQNDTIETILLNLTRGTGIAGLHGILPQNGNLVRPLLFLNRDEITSIIAQNKLDYVEDSSNASAKYARNKIRLEVIPLLKELNPALEKTFENNLKHFRDLETLLENQIARLSETIIKHGQDGNYMLLDEVRQLNPMRLLLFKLLQPYGFNETAVDDLISALDKHSGRVFESPTYSVILDRDRLILEKRKNGGHEAVLIAEKTHEVHYGNYKMTVLHDDSPLIIKDNPLAVSVDAALLKFPLTLRVWQEGDYFYPLGMKGRKKLSDFFINQKISLNQKEEVPVLVNGNGEVMWVGGYRPDERYKVSNNTKKVTIFELYKLR, encoded by the coding sequence TTGCTGCCAGTTAAACAATTTGTAAATTTTATTGAACAAAATACTTTGTTTACGCCTGGCAGCAAAATTTTGGCTGCGGTAAGCGGTGGCATGGATTCTGTTTTAATGGCCCACTTATTAAAGCAGGCCGGTTATACCTTTGGCATCGCCCACTGTAACTTTCAGCTGCGCGGCGACGAAGCCCTGCGCGACCAGTCCTTTTGTAATGATCTGGCCAACCAGCTTCGTGTACCTTTCCATACCGTTAATTTTGATACCCGGAATTATGCTGCCGAAAATAAAATATCTATTCAGATGGCTGCGCGCGAACTGCGTTATCAATGGTTCGGCGCCATAAGCCAGCAATCAGATTACCAGGTTATTGCGCTTGCACACCACCAAAACGACACAATTGAAACAATATTGTTAAACCTTACCCGGGGTACGGGCATAGCTGGGCTGCATGGCATACTGCCTCAAAACGGTAACCTGGTACGCCCATTGCTGTTTTTAAACCGGGATGAGATAACCTCCATCATCGCCCAAAATAAGTTGGATTATGTGGAGGACAGCTCCAACGCTTCGGCCAAATATGCCCGTAATAAAATCAGACTGGAGGTGATACCCCTGCTAAAAGAATTGAACCCGGCACTGGAGAAAACCTTTGAAAATAACCTGAAACATTTCCGCGACCTGGAAACATTGCTCGAAAATCAAATCGCGCGGCTATCCGAAACAATAATTAAACATGGACAAGATGGTAATTATATGTTGCTGGATGAAGTTAGGCAATTAAACCCTATGCGTTTATTGCTGTTTAAATTACTGCAGCCATACGGTTTTAACGAAACTGCCGTTGATGACCTGATATCGGCATTGGATAAACATTCCGGCCGGGTATTTGAATCACCAACATATTCGGTAATACTGGACCGCGACCGGTTGATATTGGAGAAAAGGAAAAATGGTGGGCACGAAGCTGTTCTGATTGCCGAAAAAACACATGAGGTGCATTACGGCAATTATAAAATGACGGTTTTGCATGACGATAGCCCGCTGATTATAAAGGACAATCCGCTGGCCGTATCTGTTGATGCTGCATTGTTGAAATTTCCGCTCACCTTGCGGGTGTGGCAGGAGGGCGATTATTTTTATCCCCTGGGTATGAAGGGGCGAAAGAAACTGAGCGATTTTTTTATCAATCAGAAAATATCGCTGAATCAAAAAGAGGAAGTGCCGGTGCTGGTAAATGGTAATGGCGAAGTGATGTGGGTTGGTGGTTACCGGCCCGACGAAAGGTATAAAGTAAGCAATAACACTAAAAAAGTTACTATCTTCGAACTGTATAAATTAAGATGA